Proteins from a single region of bacterium:
- the hisI gene encoding phosphoribosyl-AMP cyclohydrolase — MDIDKILTQVKFDEKGLVPVIVQSDTKEVIMLAYMNSDALSKTLETGKMHYYSRSRKKLWLKGEESGNIQEVKEMYIDCDNDTLLFIVKQRCGACHEGYYSCFFRKLNDKKEDFINTGHKVFNPDEVYKKC, encoded by the coding sequence ATGGATATTGATAAAATTTTAACACAAGTAAAGTTTGATGAAAAAGGTTTAGTTCCTGTAATTGTACAATCGGATACAAAAGAGGTTATTATGCTTGCCTATATGAATTCAGATGCATTATCTAAAACACTTGAGACAGGAAAAATGCATTATTACAGTAGAAGTAGAAAAAAACTCTGGTTAAAAGGTGAAGAGTCAGGAAATATCCAAGAGGTAAAAGAAATGTATATTGACTGTGATAATGATACTTTACTTTTTATTGTAAAACAGAGATGTGGTGCCTGTCATGAAGGATATTATTCCTGTTTTTTTAGAAAATTGAATGATAAGAAAGAGGATTTTATAAATACAGGGCATAAAGTTTTTAATCCTGATGAGGTTTATAAAAAATGCTAA